One genomic segment of bacterium includes these proteins:
- a CDS encoding GNAT family N-acetyltransferase gives MKIDLRKATTSNIADVCKMHQQSWFEAFGSDCMYPENALDKWNNELQKADSLTFIAFFDDGIAGYLHLTATGECPEISDLYVIPAARRRGVASLLLEEVLCQFPNLTLWVSESNAPAIALYGSKGFQPTGKGKKDPRARRNDKKIELIFSK, from the coding sequence ATGAAAATAGATCTGCGGAAGGCTACAACCTCGAATATAGCGGACGTTTGCAAAATGCATCAGCAATCTTGGTTTGAGGCATTTGGAAGTGATTGCATGTACCCCGAAAATGCCTTGGATAAGTGGAACAACGAACTTCAGAAGGCTGATAGTCTTACCTTCATCGCGTTTTTTGACGACGGGATAGCTGGATACCTTCATTTGACCGCCACTGGCGAATGCCCAGAGATCTCAGATCTGTATGTTATCCCCGCAGCTCGTCGAAGAGGAGTTGCTAGCTTGCTTCTGGAAGAAGTGTTGTGTCAGTTTCCAAATCTTACCCTATGGGTTTCTGAGAGCAATGCTCCGGCAATAGCCCTATACGGGTCAAAAGGTTTTCAGCCCACCGGAAAAGGTAAGAAGGATCCGCGAGCGAGGAGAAATGACAAGAAAATCGAACTCATTTTTTCTAAATAG